One genomic window of Hydra vulgaris chromosome 03, alternate assembly HydraT2T_AEP includes the following:
- the LOC136078498 gene encoding uncharacterized protein LOC136078498 yields MKIINVLSGNNTDISVNVYGYESSEVHILHVSKNNDPKYLIDLLLIANGETNHYCLIKSFGRLLSLQTSRHHSKVYYCRNCLLGFNSEESLSKHVSYCETHDPVRIELPPPKSTMQFTSHNKSMRVPFVVYADFESFIKPIDACEPNLNESYTKQYQEHIPTFQLHLLQNNETDDVAQIFVDSLQEDIIKMYNKIKFPKRMIFTDKNKHGFNNAKTCHICGEKLNEDKVRDHCHITRKYRVSFHNLSGYNSHLFIKKLSGGKLSCIPNNEGKYISFSREIKVDEYIKEDALSKDLAKDKCKNIGKVYSESFFSRLNAEDISDDDYSHAQIVWKEFNCKTFRDYHDLYNVSDVLLLVNVFKNFRDLCINIYDLDPAWYYTSPGLAWDASLKKKIIKLELLSDYDMILMIMKGIRRGIGMISNRFSNNKYMGDAYDHPISRC; encoded by the exons atgaagataatCAATGTTTTAAGTGGT AACAATACAGATATCAGTGTCAATGTATATGGTTATGAAAGCTCAGAAGTTCATATTTTGCATGTATCAAAGAATAATGATCCcaaatatttaatagatttattGTTAATTGCAAATGGTGAAACTaatcattattgtttaataaaaagttttggtaGATTACTTTCTTTGCAAACATCTAGACATCATAGTAAAGTGTATTATTGTAGGAATTGTTTACTTGGGTTTAATTCGGAAGAATCTTTGTCTAAACATGTATCTTATTGTGAAACACATGATCCAGTACGTATCGAACTTCCACCACCAAAATCAACAATGCAATTTACTAGTCACAATAAATCAATGAGAGTTCCGTTTGTAGTATATGctgactttgaaagttttatcaAACCAATTGACGCTTGTGAACCAAATTTGAATGAATCTTATACTAAACAATATCAAGAACATATTCCAA CATTCCAGTTACATTTACTTCAAAATAATGAAACAGATGATGTCgcacaaatttttgttgatagTTTACAAGAAGATAtcataaaaatgtataacaagATTAAATTTCCAAAAAGGATGATATTTACTGATAAAAACAAGCATGgttttaataatgcaaaaacatGCCACATTTGCGGAGAAAAACTAAATGAAGACAAAGTACGCGACCATTGTCATATTACTAGAAAATACAGAG TATCatttcacaatttatctggCTATAATTCTCActtgtttataaagaaattatcaGGAGGAAAGTTGAGTTGTATACCAAACAATGAAGGAAAGTATATTAGCTTTTCTAGAGAAATTAAAGTTGATGAGTATATTAAAGAGG ATGCTTTATCAAAGGATTTAGcaaaagataaatgtaaaaatattggaaaagtTTATTCAG AATCATTCTTTTCGAGATTAAACGCTGAAGATATAAGTGATGATGATTACTCACATGCACAAATTGTATGGAAAGAgtttaattgtaaaacatttagagATTATCATGATTTGTACAATGTTTCAGATGTGTTGTTACTcgttaatgtatttaaaaattttagagacctttgtattaatatttatgatttagaTCCAGCTTGGTATTACACAtcaccaggattagcttgggatgcatcattaaagaaaaaaattataaaattagagTTGCTTAGTGATTATGATATGATATTGATGATAATGAAAGGTATAAGACGCGGAATTGGTATGATATCAAATAGATTTTCTAATAATAAGTATATGGGTGATGCGTATGATCATCCAATATCTAGATGTTAA